One Phaseolus vulgaris cultivar G19833 chromosome 2, P. vulgaris v2.0, whole genome shotgun sequence DNA window includes the following coding sequences:
- the LOC137809321 gene encoding uncharacterized protein encodes MSLNCLTCSQLLQRTDSFGELFAENEFKEIKEICKQVDRSWSSNKLPATPKRELPKVSTVAKLKGDHRRNYSTGDVPYPGSSGPKLVRSSGMRRNWSFEDVTETQEQQSMRFH; translated from the coding sequence ATGAGTCTCAATTGCCTTACCTGCAGCCAGCTACTTCAAAGGACAGACTCCTTTGGGGAGTTATTTGCAGAAAATGAATTCAAGGAAATCAAGGAAATATGCAAGCAGGTTGATAGAAGCTGGTCAAGCAACAAGTTACCAGCAACACCAAAACGTGAGCTACCAAAAGTTAGTACTGTGGCCAAGCTTAAGGGTGATCATCGCCGCAATTATAGTACAGGAGACGTTCCTTATCCTGGATCCTCAGGACCAAAGCTCGTGAGGAGCAGTGGAATGAGAAGAAACTGGAGTTTTGAGGATGTGACTGAAACGCAAGAGCAGCAGAGTATGAGGTTCCACTGA
- the LOC137811265 gene encoding uncharacterized protein — protein sequence MENNQRAGGTQDSSIMKSVDQRVRSKGRNDITTRRLKNRERQRRYRARKRLEAETKKSFVIEETPSVTVEQPPNRNHNNCMTRIYCKRDWKKDARHAHVLKHQQMNRSIDPLTITSMPGVSCLTIGNKSETVPEKEIRSESSSVVSSETPRVVLSRRNWKAEARRKKN from the coding sequence ATGGAAAACAATCAAAGAGCTGGTGGTACACAAGATAGTTCAATAATGAAATCTGTTGATCAAAGAGTACGCTCTAAGGGGCGTAATGACATAACGACTCGTCGTCTGAAGAATCGAGAGAGGCAACGAAGGTATAGGGCACGGAAGCGGCTAGAAGCTGAAACAAAGAAGTCATTTGTTATCGAAGAGACACCATCTGTGACGGTTGAACAACCACCAAATAGGAACCACAACAACTGCATGACCCGCATATATTGTAAGCGAGATTGGAAGAAGGATGCTAGACATGCCCATGTGTTAAAACATCAACAAATGAATAGATCTATTGATCCTCTAACCATAACTAGCATGCCTGGGGTGTCTTGCTTAACCATTGGAAATAAGTCAGAAACAGTGCCAGAGAAGGAAATTCGGTCTGAATCGTCTAGTGTTGTTAGTTCTGAAACTCCTAGAGTGGTGCTGAGTCGAAGAAATTGGAAAGCAGAAGctagaagaaagaaaaactaG